One genomic window of Glycine max cultivar Williams 82 chromosome 16, Glycine_max_v4.0, whole genome shotgun sequence includes the following:
- the LOC100792966 gene encoding receptor-like protein EIX2 isoform X2, with the protein MIMNSSSIYILVFVQLWLLSLPCRESVCIPSERETLLKFKNNLIDPSNRLWSWNHNNTNCCHWYGVLCHNVTSHVLQLHLNTSDSVFEYDYDGHYLFDNKAFKAFDEEAYRRWSFGGEISPCLADLKHLNYLDLSANYFLGEGMSIPSFLGTMTSLTHLNLSHTGFNGKIPPQIGNLSKLRYLDLSGNYLLGGGMSIPSFLGTMTSLTHLDLSGTGFMGKIPSQIWNLSNLVYLGLGGDSDVEPLFAENVEWLSSMWKLEYLHLSYANLSKAFHWLHTLQSLPSLTHLYLSFCTLPHYNEPSLLNFSSLQTLHLSDTSYSPAISFVPKWIFKLKKLVSLQLSYNEINDPIPGGIRNLTLLQNLDLSFNSFSSSIPDCLYGLHRLKSLDLSSCDLHGTISDALGNLTSLVELDLSGNQLEGNIPTSLGNLTSLVELYLSYSQLEGNIPTSLGNLCNLRVIDLSYLKLNQQVNELLEILAPCISHGLTTLAVQSSRLSGNLTDHIGAFKNIVQLDFSNNLIGGSLPRSFGKLSSLRYLDLSMNKFSGNPFESLRSLSKLLSLHIDGNLFHGVVKEDDLANLTSLTEFVASGNNFTLKVGPNWIPNFQLTYLEVTSWQLGPSFPLWIQSQNQLQYVGLSNTGIFDSIPTQMWEALSQVRYLNLSRNHIHGEIGTTLKNPISIPTIDLSSNHLCGKLPYLSSDVFWLDLSSNSFSESMNDFLCNDQDEPMGLEFLNLASNNLSGEIPDCWMNWTFLADVNLQSNHFVGNLPQSMGSLADLQSLQIRNNTLSGIFPSSLKKNNQLISLDLGENNLSGSIPTWVGENLLNVKILRLRSNSFAGHIPNEICQMSLLQVLDLAQNNLSGNIPSCFSNLSAMTLKNQSTDPRIYSQGKHGTSYSSMESIVSVLLWLKRRGDEYRNILGLVTSIDLSSNKLLGEIPREITYLNGLNFLNMSHNQLIGHIPQGIGNMRSLQSIDFSRNQLFGEIPPSIANLSFLSMLDLSYNHLKGNIPTGTQLQTFDASSFIGNNLCGPPLPINCSSNGQTHSYEGSDGHGVNWFFVSMTIGFIVGFWIVIAPLLICRSWRYAYFHFLDHVWFKLQSFRSGVFLSKLCKCWLTNG; encoded by the exons ATGATCATGAATTCTTCCTCCATTTATATTCTTGTCTTTGTCCAGCTTTGGTTGTTGAGCTTACCATGCAGAGAGAGTGTGTGCATCCCAAGTGAGCGTGAGACACTTTTGAAGTTTAAGAATAATCTCATAGATCCTTCCAATAGGCTTTGGTCTTGGAATCATAATAATACCAACTGTTGCCACTGGTATGGAGTCCTCTGCCACAACGTCACTTCCCATGTTCTTCAGCTTCACCTCAACACTTCAGATTCTGTTTTCGAGTATGACTATGATGGCCACTATCTCTTCGATAACAAAGCATTTAAAGCATTCGATGAGGAAGCTTATAGGAGATGGAGCTTTGGTGGAGAGATAAGTCCTTGTTTGGCTGATTTAAAGCATTTGAATTACTTGGACTTGAGCGCCAATTATTTCCTTGGAGAAGGTATGtcaattccttctttccttGGGACAATGACTTCCTTGACTCACCTCAACCTCTCTCATACTGGATTCAATGGGAAGATTCCTCCTCAGATTGGGAATCTCTCTAAGCTTCGATATCTTGACTTGAGCGGCAATTATTTACTTGGAGGAGGTATGTCAATTCCTTCTTTCCTCGGGACAATGACTTCCTTGACTCACCTCGACCTCTCTGGTACTGGATTCATGGGGAAGattccatctcagatttggaatCTCTCCAATTTGGTGTATCTTGGCCTTGGAGGTGATTCTGATGTCGAACCTCTGTTTGCTGAAAATGTAGAATGGCTATCAAGTATGTGGAAGCTTGAATATCTTCATTTGAGTTATGCAAACCTATCCAAAGCATTTCATTGGCTACACACTCTCCAATCTCTTCCTTCTTTGACCCACCTATATTTGTCATTCTGCACACTCCCTCACTATAATGAACCATCCTTGCTCAACTTCTCATCTCTGCAAACTCTCCATCTTTCCGATACTAGTTATTCCCCTGCCATTTCTTTTGTCCCCAAGTGGATATTCAAATTGAAGAAACTTGTTTCTCTTCAATTATCATATAATGAAATCAACGATCCGATTCCTGGTGGTATTCGAAACCTCacacttcttcaaaatcttgacttgtctttcaattcattctcatCTTCTATACCTGATTGCTTATACGGTCTTCATCGTCTCAAGTCTTTGGACCTAAGTTCCTGCGACTTGCATGGGACTATTTCTGATGCCTTGggaaatttgacttctcttgttgaacttgatttatcaggtaatcaacttgaaggaaacattccaacttctttgggtaatttgacttctcttgttgaactttatTTGTCATATAGTCAACTTGAAGGAAACATTCCAACTTCTTTGGGTAATCTCTGCAACTTAAGGGTGATAGATTTATCATATCTCAAACTCAACCAACAGGTTAATGAACTTTTAGAAATTCTTGCTCCTTGTATTTCCCATGGACTCACAACACTTGCAGTTCAGAGTTCACGACTTTCAGGCAATCTGACAGATCATATTGGggcatttaaaaatattgtgcaGCTAGATTTTTCCAACAACTTAATTGGTGGTTCTCTTCCTAGATCATTTGGAAAACTTTCATCATTAAGATATCTCGATCTCTCTATGAATAAATTCAGTGGAAATCCATTTGAAAGTCTTCGATCACTCTCTAAATTGTTATCTCTTCATATTGACGGCAATCTTTTTCACGGAGTTGTCAAGGAAGATGATCTTGCAAATCTTACAAGCTTGACGGAGTTTGTCGCATCGGGGAACAATTTCACTTTAAAAGTGGGTCCCAATTGGATTCCTAATTTTCAACTTACCTATTTGGAAGTGACATCATGGCAGTTAGGTCCCAGCTTTCCATTGTGGATTCAGTCACAAAACCAACTTCAATATGTTGGACTATCTAACACGGGGATTTTCGATTCTATTCCCACACAGATGTGGGAAGCACTTTCTCAGGTTAGGTATTTAAACCTCTCTCGTAATCATATCCATGGTGAGATTGGGACTACATTAAAGAATCCAATATCTATCCCAACTATTGATCTAAGCTCAAATCACTTGTGTGGTAAATTACCCTATCTTTCAAGTGATGTGTTTTGGTTAGATCTTTCAAGCAATTCATTCTCTGAATCCATGAATGACTTTTTATGTAACGATCAGGACGAGCCAATGGGATTAGAATTTCTGAATCTTGCATCAAATAATTTGTCAGGAGAGATACCTGATTGCTGGATGAATTGGACATTTCTTGCGGATGTAAATTTACAAAGCAACCATTTTGTTGGGAACTTACCCCAATCCATGGGTTCCTTGGCAGACCTGCAGTCTTTACAAATTCGTAACAACACACTCTCAGGAATATTTCCATCCAGTTTGAAGAAGAATAACCAATTGATATCCTTGGACCTTGGGGAAAATAATCTTTCAGGAAGTATTCCAACATGGGTTGGAGAAAACCTCTTAAATGTGAAAATCCTTCGCCTTCGATCAAACAGTTTTGCCGGCCACATTCCAAATGAAATATGTCAGATGAGTCTTCTTCAGGTTTTAGACCTTGCACAAAACAATCTGTCTGGCAATATACCGAGCTGTTTCAGTAACTTGAGTGCCATGACACTAAAGAACCAAAGTACAGATCCTCGTATCTATTCTCAAGGAAAACATGGTACGTCTTACTCTTCGATGGAAAGTATAGTTAGTGTGCTACTATGGCTGAAAAGAAGAGGAGACGAGTACAGAAACATTCTGGGTTTGGTAACAAGCATTGATCTGTCAAGTAACAAGTTATTAGGGGAAATACCAAGAGAAATCACATATCTAAatggattgaattttttaaacatgTCCCACAACCAATTGATTGGTCATATTCCACAAGGTATAGGTAATATGAGATCATTACAGTCCATTGATTTTTCCAGGAATCAACTTTTTGGTGAAATCCCTCCAAGCATTGCAAATTTGAGCTTTCTGAGCATGCTAGACTTGTCATACAATCATTTGAAGGGAAATATTCCAACAGGAACTCAATTGCAAACCTTTGATGCCTCCAGCTTCATCGGCAACAATCTATGTGGTCCACCACTGCCCATAAACTGCAGCTCCAATGGGCAAACCCATAGTTATGAAGGAAGTGATGGGCATGGAGTGAATTGGTTTTTTGTCAGTATGACAATTGGATTTATTGTGGGATTCTGGATAGTGATTGCTCCTTTGCTGATTTGTAGATCATGGCGGTATgcctattttcatttccttgatCATGTGTGGTTCAAACTTCAATCTTTTCGCTCAG GTGTGTTTCTTTCCAAATTGTGCAAATGCTGGTTGACAAATGGGTGA
- the LOC100792966 gene encoding receptor-like protein EIX2 isoform X1, translated as MIMNSSSIYILVFVQLWLLSLPCRESVCIPSERETLLKFKNNLIDPSNRLWSWNHNNTNCCHWYGVLCHNVTSHVLQLHLNTSDSVFEYDYDGHYLFDNKAFKAFDEEAYRRWSFGGEISPCLADLKHLNYLDLSANYFLGEGMSIPSFLGTMTSLTHLNLSHTGFNGKIPPQIGNLSKLRYLDLSGNYLLGGGMSIPSFLGTMTSLTHLDLSGTGFMGKIPSQIWNLSNLVYLGLGGDSDVEPLFAENVEWLSSMWKLEYLHLSYANLSKAFHWLHTLQSLPSLTHLYLSFCTLPHYNEPSLLNFSSLQTLHLSDTSYSPAISFVPKWIFKLKKLVSLQLSYNEINDPIPGGIRNLTLLQNLDLSFNSFSSSIPDCLYGLHRLKSLDLSSCDLHGTISDALGNLTSLVELDLSGNQLEGNIPTSLGNLTSLVELYLSYSQLEGNIPTSLGNLCNLRVIDLSYLKLNQQVNELLEILAPCISHGLTTLAVQSSRLSGNLTDHIGAFKNIVQLDFSNNLIGGSLPRSFGKLSSLRYLDLSMNKFSGNPFESLRSLSKLLSLHIDGNLFHGVVKEDDLANLTSLTEFVASGNNFTLKVGPNWIPNFQLTYLEVTSWQLGPSFPLWIQSQNQLQYVGLSNTGIFDSIPTQMWEALSQVRYLNLSRNHIHGEIGTTLKNPISIPTIDLSSNHLCGKLPYLSSDVFWLDLSSNSFSESMNDFLCNDQDEPMGLEFLNLASNNLSGEIPDCWMNWTFLADVNLQSNHFVGNLPQSMGSLADLQSLQIRNNTLSGIFPSSLKKNNQLISLDLGENNLSGSIPTWVGENLLNVKILRLRSNSFAGHIPNEICQMSLLQVLDLAQNNLSGNIPSCFSNLSAMTLKNQSTDPRIYSQGKHGTSYSSMESIVSVLLWLKRRGDEYRNILGLVTSIDLSSNKLLGEIPREITYLNGLNFLNMSHNQLIGHIPQGIGNMRSLQSIDFSRNQLFGEIPPSIANLSFLSMLDLSYNHLKGNIPTGTQLQTFDASSFIGNNLCGPPLPINCSSNGQTHSYEGSDGHGVNWFFVSMTIGFIVGFWIVIAPLLICRSWRYAYFHFLDHVWFKLQSFRSGVFLPKLCKCSSTNG; from the coding sequence ATGATCATGAATTCTTCCTCCATTTATATTCTTGTCTTTGTCCAGCTTTGGTTGTTGAGCTTACCATGCAGAGAGAGTGTGTGCATCCCAAGTGAGCGTGAGACACTTTTGAAGTTTAAGAATAATCTCATAGATCCTTCCAATAGGCTTTGGTCTTGGAATCATAATAATACCAACTGTTGCCACTGGTATGGAGTCCTCTGCCACAACGTCACTTCCCATGTTCTTCAGCTTCACCTCAACACTTCAGATTCTGTTTTCGAGTATGACTATGATGGCCACTATCTCTTCGATAACAAAGCATTTAAAGCATTCGATGAGGAAGCTTATAGGAGATGGAGCTTTGGTGGAGAGATAAGTCCTTGTTTGGCTGATTTAAAGCATTTGAATTACTTGGACTTGAGCGCCAATTATTTCCTTGGAGAAGGTATGtcaattccttctttccttGGGACAATGACTTCCTTGACTCACCTCAACCTCTCTCATACTGGATTCAATGGGAAGATTCCTCCTCAGATTGGGAATCTCTCTAAGCTTCGATATCTTGACTTGAGCGGCAATTATTTACTTGGAGGAGGTATGTCAATTCCTTCTTTCCTCGGGACAATGACTTCCTTGACTCACCTCGACCTCTCTGGTACTGGATTCATGGGGAAGattccatctcagatttggaatCTCTCCAATTTGGTGTATCTTGGCCTTGGAGGTGATTCTGATGTCGAACCTCTGTTTGCTGAAAATGTAGAATGGCTATCAAGTATGTGGAAGCTTGAATATCTTCATTTGAGTTATGCAAACCTATCCAAAGCATTTCATTGGCTACACACTCTCCAATCTCTTCCTTCTTTGACCCACCTATATTTGTCATTCTGCACACTCCCTCACTATAATGAACCATCCTTGCTCAACTTCTCATCTCTGCAAACTCTCCATCTTTCCGATACTAGTTATTCCCCTGCCATTTCTTTTGTCCCCAAGTGGATATTCAAATTGAAGAAACTTGTTTCTCTTCAATTATCATATAATGAAATCAACGATCCGATTCCTGGTGGTATTCGAAACCTCacacttcttcaaaatcttgacttgtctttcaattcattctcatCTTCTATACCTGATTGCTTATACGGTCTTCATCGTCTCAAGTCTTTGGACCTAAGTTCCTGCGACTTGCATGGGACTATTTCTGATGCCTTGggaaatttgacttctcttgttgaacttgatttatcaggtaatcaacttgaaggaaacattccaacttctttgggtaatttgacttctcttgttgaactttatTTGTCATATAGTCAACTTGAAGGAAACATTCCAACTTCTTTGGGTAATCTCTGCAACTTAAGGGTGATAGATTTATCATATCTCAAACTCAACCAACAGGTTAATGAACTTTTAGAAATTCTTGCTCCTTGTATTTCCCATGGACTCACAACACTTGCAGTTCAGAGTTCACGACTTTCAGGCAATCTGACAGATCATATTGGggcatttaaaaatattgtgcaGCTAGATTTTTCCAACAACTTAATTGGTGGTTCTCTTCCTAGATCATTTGGAAAACTTTCATCATTAAGATATCTCGATCTCTCTATGAATAAATTCAGTGGAAATCCATTTGAAAGTCTTCGATCACTCTCTAAATTGTTATCTCTTCATATTGACGGCAATCTTTTTCACGGAGTTGTCAAGGAAGATGATCTTGCAAATCTTACAAGCTTGACGGAGTTTGTCGCATCGGGGAACAATTTCACTTTAAAAGTGGGTCCCAATTGGATTCCTAATTTTCAACTTACCTATTTGGAAGTGACATCATGGCAGTTAGGTCCCAGCTTTCCATTGTGGATTCAGTCACAAAACCAACTTCAATATGTTGGACTATCTAACACGGGGATTTTCGATTCTATTCCCACACAGATGTGGGAAGCACTTTCTCAGGTTAGGTATTTAAACCTCTCTCGTAATCATATCCATGGTGAGATTGGGACTACATTAAAGAATCCAATATCTATCCCAACTATTGATCTAAGCTCAAATCACTTGTGTGGTAAATTACCCTATCTTTCAAGTGATGTGTTTTGGTTAGATCTTTCAAGCAATTCATTCTCTGAATCCATGAATGACTTTTTATGTAACGATCAGGACGAGCCAATGGGATTAGAATTTCTGAATCTTGCATCAAATAATTTGTCAGGAGAGATACCTGATTGCTGGATGAATTGGACATTTCTTGCGGATGTAAATTTACAAAGCAACCATTTTGTTGGGAACTTACCCCAATCCATGGGTTCCTTGGCAGACCTGCAGTCTTTACAAATTCGTAACAACACACTCTCAGGAATATTTCCATCCAGTTTGAAGAAGAATAACCAATTGATATCCTTGGACCTTGGGGAAAATAATCTTTCAGGAAGTATTCCAACATGGGTTGGAGAAAACCTCTTAAATGTGAAAATCCTTCGCCTTCGATCAAACAGTTTTGCCGGCCACATTCCAAATGAAATATGTCAGATGAGTCTTCTTCAGGTTTTAGACCTTGCACAAAACAATCTGTCTGGCAATATACCGAGCTGTTTCAGTAACTTGAGTGCCATGACACTAAAGAACCAAAGTACAGATCCTCGTATCTATTCTCAAGGAAAACATGGTACGTCTTACTCTTCGATGGAAAGTATAGTTAGTGTGCTACTATGGCTGAAAAGAAGAGGAGACGAGTACAGAAACATTCTGGGTTTGGTAACAAGCATTGATCTGTCAAGTAACAAGTTATTAGGGGAAATACCAAGAGAAATCACATATCTAAatggattgaattttttaaacatgTCCCACAACCAATTGATTGGTCATATTCCACAAGGTATAGGTAATATGAGATCATTACAGTCCATTGATTTTTCCAGGAATCAACTTTTTGGTGAAATCCCTCCAAGCATTGCAAATTTGAGCTTTCTGAGCATGCTAGACTTGTCATACAATCATTTGAAGGGAAATATTCCAACAGGAACTCAATTGCAAACCTTTGATGCCTCCAGCTTCATCGGCAACAATCTATGTGGTCCACCACTGCCCATAAACTGCAGCTCCAATGGGCAAACCCATAGTTATGAAGGAAGTGATGGGCATGGAGTGAATTGGTTTTTTGTCAGTATGACAATTGGATTTATTGTGGGATTCTGGATAGTGATTGCTCCTTTGCTGATTTGTAGATCATGGCGGTATgcctattttcatttccttgatCATGTGTGGTTCAAACTTCAATCTTTTCGCTCAG